From the genome of Sulfitobacter sp. DSM 110093, one region includes:
- a CDS encoding carboxyl transferase domain-containing protein, protein MRLTSQALPSSDAYKANEMAHLKALSEVREAAEAAALGGGEKSRARHESRGKMLPRERVANLLDPGSPFLEIGATAAHGLYDGAAPAAGVIAGIGRVQGHEVMVVCNDATVKGGTYYPMTVKKHLRAQEIAEANHLPCIYLVDSGGANLPNQDEVFPDRDHFGAIFYNQARMSAKGIAQIAVVMGSCTAGGAYVPAMSDVTIIVKEQGTIFLAGPPLVKAATGEVVSAEDLGGGDVHTRLSGVADYLAEDDAHALALARRAVGQLNKTRPTTVDWASPEEPAYDPAEMLGVVPADLRTPYDIREVIMRLVDGSRFDEFKSRFGETLVCGFAHVKGCPIGIIANNGVLFSEAAQKGAHFVELCSQRNIPLVFLQNITGFMVGRKYENEGIARHGAKMVTAVATTNVPKITMLVGGSFGAGNYGMSGRAYRPRFLWSWPNSRISVMGGAQAAGVLATVKRDAIERAGDTWTEEEETAFKQPTIDMFEEQSHPLYASARLWDDGIIDPRKSRDVLYLSLTASLNAPIEPTKFGLFRM, encoded by the coding sequence ATGAGACTGACATCCCAAGCCCTGCCATCCTCGGATGCCTACAAGGCCAACGAGATGGCGCATCTGAAGGCGCTGAGCGAGGTCCGCGAGGCCGCCGAGGCCGCAGCCCTCGGCGGTGGCGAGAAATCCCGTGCTCGGCATGAGAGCCGGGGCAAGATGCTCCCCAGAGAGCGGGTGGCGAACCTGCTCGACCCCGGCAGCCCGTTTCTGGAAATCGGCGCCACGGCGGCACATGGGCTTTACGACGGCGCGGCCCCTGCCGCGGGTGTGATCGCAGGCATCGGGCGGGTACAGGGCCATGAGGTCATGGTGGTCTGCAACGATGCCACCGTGAAGGGCGGCACCTATTACCCGATGACGGTGAAAAAACACCTCCGCGCACAGGAGATTGCCGAGGCGAACCATCTGCCCTGCATCTATCTGGTGGACTCGGGCGGGGCGAACCTGCCGAACCAAGATGAGGTCTTTCCCGACCGCGACCATTTCGGCGCGATTTTTTACAACCAAGCGCGGATGAGCGCCAAGGGGATCGCTCAGATCGCCGTGGTCATGGGGTCCTGCACCGCGGGCGGCGCCTATGTTCCTGCGATGTCTGACGTGACGATCATCGTGAAGGAGCAGGGCACGATCTTCCTCGCTGGTCCGCCGCTGGTGAAGGCGGCGACGGGCGAGGTGGTTTCTGCCGAAGACCTCGGGGGCGGAGACGTGCACACCCGTCTGTCCGGCGTGGCCGATTACCTCGCCGAAGATGATGCGCATGCACTGGCGCTGGCCCGCCGCGCGGTGGGGCAGCTTAACAAAACTAGACCCACAACGGTCGATTGGGCCAGCCCCGAAGAGCCCGCCTATGATCCGGCCGAGATGCTGGGCGTGGTGCCTGCCGACTTGCGCACACCTTACGACATCCGCGAGGTAATCATGCGGTTGGTGGACGGCAGCCGCTTCGACGAATTCAAATCCCGCTTTGGCGAGACGCTGGTCTGCGGTTTCGCCCATGTGAAGGGCTGCCCGATCGGCATCATTGCCAACAACGGCGTGCTGTTCTCGGAGGCCGCCCAGAAAGGCGCGCATTTCGTGGAGCTTTGCAGCCAGCGAAATATCCCTCTGGTTTTCCTGCAAAACATCACCGGCTTCATGGTGGGCCGCAAGTACGAGAACGAGGGCATCGCGCGGCACGGCGCAAAGATGGTGACGGCAGTGGCCACGACCAATGTGCCCAAGATCACCATGCTGGTCGGCGGTTCCTTTGGCGCGGGCAACTATGGCATGTCGGGCCGGGCCTACCGTCCGCGCTTCCTGTGGTCTTGGCCGAACAGCCGGATCTCGGTCATGGGCGGCGCGCAGGCGGCAGGCGTCTTGGCCACCGTCAAACGCGACGCGATCGAGCGGGCCGGGGACACTTGGACCGAGGAAGAAGAGACCGCATTTAAACAGCCGACGATTGATATGTTCGAGGAGCAGAGCCATCCGCTTTATGCCTCGGCCCGGCTGTGGGATGACGGAATCATTGATCCGCGCAAGAGCCGCGATGTGCTCTATCTGAGCCTGACGGCCAGTTTAAATGCACCGATTGAACCGACGAAATTTGGATTGTTCCGGATGTGA